The DNA window ACGCCCGGTAGCGGCCCGTTCTTTTGGTCTGCGCCCTGGATGCCCATGGAGCGGTCCCCTCCCGCCGGTGCCGGTGCAACGGTCCCTAGCCGGTACGGTATCGGGCTTCCAGCCCGCTCGAACGGTAAACCGAAGAGCCCCGGGATCCCTACGACAGGGTGATCTCGTAGCGGAGACGCTGACGGTGGGCGGGCATGATCATGACGTCCGCCTGGACGGGCTCCCCGGCGCCGTCGAGGGTGAGCCGGGTGAGCTGGATGACGGGTTCGTCGGGCGCGGTGTCGAGCGCCTGCCGTTCACTGCCGGTGGGCATCCGCGCGACGACGTCCTCGCGGACGGTCGCCCCCGCGTACCCGAGCCGCGCCAGCAGGGTGACGGCCCCGCCGGGAATCTTCGCGGTGTCGGCGAGCGGGGTGCCCCGGGCGATACGGACGGGGTAGTAGGTGTCGGTGAGCTCGCTGGGCCGCTCGTCCAGCACCATCAGCCGCCGCCGCACGACGACGACCTCACCGGGCCGGACGCCGAGCAGCCCGGCGACGGCGTCCGGGGCGGGCACCTCCCCGGCGTGGACGATCTTCTGCCGCCCGCGACGCCCCTGCGCGGCGGTCTCCGCACTCCAG is part of the Streptomyces roseifaciens genome and encodes:
- a CDS encoding UTRA domain-containing protein, coding for MTDTRWVSSSLPYLTARPDGSSDAWSAETAAQGRRGRQKIVHAGEVPAPDAVAGLLGVRPGEVVVVRRRLMVLDERPSELTDTYYPVRIARGTPLADTAKIPGGAVTLLARLGYAGATVREDVVARMPTGSERQALDTAPDEPVIQLTRLTLDGAGEPVQADVMIMPAHRQRLRYEITLS